In one Bryobacteraceae bacterium genomic region, the following are encoded:
- a CDS encoding ABC transporter transmembrane domain-containing protein, translated as MSELRRLLSYTRPYWGGLAASVVLMAVAGLAHALIALLIRPVFDRVLDPSSPEAPVLLGEFLGRKLYLHHLMPDAIHNVWTMVAAGILGVFVIKGLTEYAGNYLVNRVGYAAITDLRQAIFTRLLRQDASFYEQNSTGRLMSSIMNDIEKIQVAVSHMMADWLRQTFSALGLLYVVLQTDWKLALVSLTLLPFVLIPTARIGRKIRRTTRRAQDDAAELNQILQETLSGHAIVKSFVAEDHESLRFAQAQGRLMRSNLRYVAQQALASPLIEFFGAVTIVALLTYARNQIKAGDMTTGEFTSFLVALLMLYEPVKRLTGIHNIFQQALGASQKVFEYLDRDESVQDRDGAVELRGFRHSIRFERVGFRYPNAPPDGFALTGVELEVAAGQLVALVGPSGAGKSTIAALLARFYDVDSGAILIDGRDIRDYTLASLRGHIAAVAQDTFLFNETVASNIRYGRREATDEEVRTAARNALADEFIQALPDGYSTVIGERGVRLSGGQRQRLAIARALLKNAPILVLDEATSHLDTESERLVQKALGNLMSGRTVFVIAHRLSTIRRADRIAVVEAGRIREWGAHEDLVREGGLYQRLHELQFLEAD; from the coding sequence ATGAGCGAACTCCGCCGTCTGCTCTCTTACACCCGGCCCTACTGGGGCGGGCTGGCCGCTTCGGTGGTGCTGATGGCCGTCGCCGGCCTTGCGCACGCGTTGATCGCGCTACTGATCCGCCCGGTTTTCGATCGCGTCCTCGATCCTTCCTCGCCCGAAGCGCCGGTGCTGCTCGGCGAATTCCTCGGCCGCAAACTCTACCTGCACCACCTGATGCCGGACGCCATCCATAACGTATGGACGATGGTGGCCGCCGGCATCCTCGGCGTCTTCGTCATCAAGGGCCTCACCGAGTACGCGGGCAACTATCTCGTCAACCGCGTCGGCTATGCCGCCATCACGGATCTTCGCCAGGCGATCTTCACCCGCCTTCTCCGGCAGGACGCGTCTTTCTATGAGCAGAACTCCACCGGCCGGCTGATGTCGTCGATCATGAACGACATCGAAAAGATCCAGGTAGCGGTCTCCCACATGATGGCCGATTGGCTCCGGCAGACCTTCTCCGCGCTGGGGCTGCTCTACGTGGTGCTGCAGACCGATTGGAAGCTGGCGCTGGTGAGCCTGACGCTGCTGCCGTTCGTGCTGATCCCGACGGCGCGCATCGGCCGCAAGATCCGCCGCACCACCCGGCGCGCCCAGGACGACGCCGCCGAGCTCAACCAGATTCTCCAGGAGACGCTCAGCGGCCACGCGATCGTGAAGTCGTTCGTCGCCGAAGATCACGAGTCCCTGCGGTTCGCGCAGGCGCAGGGCCGGCTGATGCGGAGCAACTTGCGCTATGTGGCGCAGCAGGCGCTTGCCTCTCCGCTGATTGAATTCTTCGGCGCGGTGACCATCGTCGCGCTGCTCACCTACGCGCGCAACCAGATTAAGGCCGGCGACATGACCACCGGCGAGTTCACCAGCTTTCTTGTGGCGCTGCTGATGCTGTACGAGCCCGTCAAGCGGCTCACCGGAATCCACAACATCTTCCAGCAGGCGCTGGGCGCGTCGCAAAAGGTGTTCGAGTATCTGGACCGCGACGAATCCGTGCAGGACCGCGACGGCGCGGTCGAACTGCGCGGCTTTCGCCATTCGATCCGGTTCGAACGCGTCGGGTTCCGGTACCCGAACGCGCCTCCGGACGGCTTTGCGCTCACGGGCGTCGAACTCGAGGTCGCGGCTGGTCAACTGGTGGCGCTCGTCGGGCCCAGCGGGGCGGGGAAGTCCACCATCGCCGCGCTGCTTGCCCGGTTCTACGATGTCGACAGCGGCGCGATCCTCATCGACGGCCGCGACATCCGCGACTACACGCTGGCGAGCCTCCGCGGCCATATCGCCGCCGTCGCCCAGGATACGTTCCTGTTCAACGAAACGGTGGCCAGCAACATCCGCTACGGGCGTCGCGAGGCAACCGATGAAGAGGTGCGCACCGCGGCCCGCAACGCGCTCGCCGACGAGTTCATCCAGGCGCTTCCGGATGGCTACAGCACCGTCATCGGTGAACGCGGCGTGCGTCTCAGCGGCGGGCAGCGCCAGCGCCTCGCCATCGCCCGCGCGCTTTTGAAGAACGCGCCTATCCTTGTCCTGGACGAAGCCACGTCCCATCTCGATACGGAGTCCGAACGTCTTGTTCAGAAGGCGCTCGGCAACCTGATGTCGGGACGCACCGTCTTCGTGATCGCCCACCGCCTCTCCACCATCCGCCGCGCGGACCGCATCGCCGTCGTCGAAGCCGGCCGCATCCGCGAGTGGGGCGCCCACGAGGATCTGGTTCGTGAAGGGGGCCTCTATCAACGTCTCCATGAGCTACAGTTTCTAGAGGCCGACTAA
- a CDS encoding glycosyltransferase family 9 protein gives MPVLDSIPPGSRVLIVRLRSLGDCVLTTPAIRLLRQHRADLEIGVVVEDRFRGVFEGNPDLAALHPPSPTAAALWRPALTINLHGGTRSAVITAASAARWRAGFGHFRNATLYNVRIPRAQEILGEDRVVHTAEHVASAMFFLGVPRAGIPRAQLHAAGPRAGAPYAVIHPFASEAAKAWPADRFAAVASQFGDAGIEPVFIGARSDDLSPFGRFRREQGAPLAEVKNLLAGASLFVGNDSGPAHMAAAFGVPLVVLFGNSDARIWRPWRAPSEVIDAGRGLAEVPVARVFAAAEKLLVQAGKAAP, from the coding sequence GTGCCGGTGCTTGACTCGATCCCGCCCGGCTCGCGCGTGCTGATCGTCCGCCTGCGATCGCTGGGCGATTGCGTTCTCACCACTCCCGCCATTCGCCTTCTGAGGCAGCACCGGGCGGATCTGGAGATTGGCGTTGTCGTGGAAGACCGCTTCCGTGGCGTTTTCGAAGGCAACCCGGATCTCGCCGCGCTGCACCCACCCTCGCCCACCGCTGCCGCCCTGTGGCGGCCGGCGTTGACGATCAACCTGCATGGCGGCACGCGCAGCGCGGTGATCACGGCCGCCTCCGCCGCGCGATGGCGCGCCGGCTTCGGGCACTTCCGCAACGCGACGCTCTACAACGTCCGCATCCCCCGCGCGCAGGAGATACTCGGCGAGGATCGCGTGGTGCATACGGCCGAGCACGTCGCCTCGGCGATGTTTTTCCTCGGCGTGCCGCGCGCCGGGATTCCCCGCGCTCAGCTCCATGCCGCCGGTCCCCGTGCAGGGGCGCCTTACGCCGTGATTCATCCGTTCGCCTCGGAAGCGGCGAAGGCTTGGCCCGCGGATCGCTTCGCCGCGGTGGCGTCGCAATTTGGCGACGCCGGCATCGAGCCCGTCTTTATCGGTGCGCGATCGGACGATCTTTCGCCGTTCGGGCGATTCCGGCGCGAGCAGGGGGCGCCGCTCGCCGAGGTGAAGAACCTCCTTGCCGGCGCGAGCCTCTTCGTGGGCAACGATAGTGGACCGGCGCATATGGCCGCGGCGTTCGGCGTTCCGCTCGTGGTCCTCTTCGGCAACTCGGACGCGCGCATCTGGCGCCCGTGGCGCGCGCCTTCCGAAGTGATCGATGCCGGCCGCGGCCTCGCCGAAGTGCCTGTCGCGCGCGTGTTCGCTGCCGCGGAAAAGCTTCTGGTTCAGGCGGGGAAGGCGGCGCCATGA
- a CDS encoding Trm112 family protein, with translation MAVSKELLEILVCPVCKTPVELLQDDNGLRCPACRLVYPIRDDIPVMLVDEARKE, from the coding sequence ATGGCCGTGAGCAAAGAGCTTCTCGAAATTCTGGTGTGCCCGGTGTGCAAGACCCCGGTGGAATTGCTGCAGGACGACAACGGCCTTCGTTGCCCGGCCTGCCGCCTCGTCTATCCCATCCGCGACGACATCCCCGTCATGCTGGTGGATGAAGCGCGAAAAGAATAG
- the eda gene encoding bifunctional 4-hydroxy-2-oxoglutarate aldolase/2-dehydro-3-deoxy-phosphogluconate aldolase, translating into MSKQKTIASMLEIGIVPVVRTASADSAVRAIEAIYEGGIRAAEITMTVPGAVRALEKVADKFGDRIVLGAGTVLDPETARICMLAGAEFFVTPSLNVATIAMARRYSKVICPGALTPTEVQTAWDAGADFVKVFPCGNVGGPKYIKALKGPFPQIEMIPTGGVNLETAGEFLKAGASAVAVGGELVNAQLIKEGAFDKIQALAVDYCKAIAKARAELGAP; encoded by the coding sequence ATGTCGAAACAGAAGACCATCGCCTCGATGCTCGAAATCGGGATCGTGCCTGTTGTTCGCACGGCCTCGGCCGATAGCGCCGTCCGCGCCATCGAGGCGATTTACGAGGGCGGCATTCGCGCCGCCGAAATCACCATGACCGTGCCCGGCGCGGTCCGCGCGCTCGAGAAGGTCGCCGACAAGTTTGGCGACCGGATCGTCCTCGGCGCCGGCACGGTGCTCGATCCGGAAACGGCGCGCATCTGCATGCTGGCCGGAGCGGAGTTTTTCGTCACGCCTTCGCTCAACGTAGCCACCATCGCCATGGCGCGGCGCTACTCGAAGGTGATCTGCCCGGGCGCGCTCACGCCCACCGAAGTGCAGACCGCATGGGACGCCGGCGCCGATTTCGTGAAGGTATTCCCGTGCGGCAATGTCGGCGGGCCGAAGTACATCAAGGCTCTGAAGGGGCCGTTCCCGCAAATCGAGATGATCCCCACCGGCGGCGTGAATCTCGAAACGGCCGGGGAGTTTCTCAAGGCCGGCGCGAGCGCGGTGGCGGTAGGCGGAGAACTGGTGAACGCGCAACTGATCAAGGAAGGCGCTTTCGACAAGATCCAGGCGCTGGCCGTCGATTACTGCAAAGCGATCGCGAAGGCAAGGGCGGAGCTCGGAGCCCCGTAG
- a CDS encoding tagatose 1,6-diphosphate aldolase codes for MNKGKIQHMKALSDSRGVIAAAAMDQRGSLQKSIAAAAGIPASQVTDEQMQEFKIAVTKVLTPHASAILLDPEWGIPATKVRSANAGLLLAYEKSGYDNTQPGRLPDLLPNVSAKRIKDLGGDAVKILIYYTPFDEPNVNDIKHAFVERIGAECEAEDIPFFLEFVGYDPKGGDEKGLEFAKIKPQVVIGSMQEFSKPQYRVDVLKVEVPINANYAEGSSVFKGQAAYGWNEALDLFRKAADVATKPFIYLSAGVSNDQFTESLRMAAEAGTDFSGVLCGRATWKEGIPVYAKQGAKALEDWLSTEGVKNINAVNGSLAPAKPWYAKLGITV; via the coding sequence ATGAATAAAGGCAAAATTCAGCACATGAAAGCCCTCTCGGACTCCCGCGGCGTGATTGCGGCCGCGGCGATGGACCAACGAGGGAGTCTGCAGAAGTCGATCGCGGCGGCGGCCGGCATTCCGGCGTCGCAGGTCACCGACGAACAGATGCAGGAGTTCAAGATCGCGGTGACGAAGGTGCTTACGCCGCACGCCAGCGCGATCCTGCTCGATCCCGAATGGGGCATCCCGGCCACGAAGGTGCGTTCGGCCAACGCCGGCCTGCTTCTGGCGTATGAGAAGTCCGGCTACGACAACACCCAGCCGGGACGCCTGCCGGACCTGTTGCCGAACGTTTCCGCGAAGCGCATCAAGGACCTTGGCGGCGACGCGGTGAAAATCCTGATCTACTACACGCCCTTCGACGAACCGAACGTCAACGACATCAAGCACGCGTTCGTCGAACGCATCGGCGCCGAGTGCGAAGCCGAAGACATCCCCTTCTTCCTGGAATTCGTCGGATACGATCCCAAGGGCGGCGACGAGAAGGGTCTGGAGTTCGCCAAGATCAAGCCGCAGGTGGTCATCGGCAGCATGCAGGAGTTTTCGAAGCCGCAATACCGCGTGGACGTGTTGAAGGTGGAAGTGCCCATCAACGCTAACTACGCCGAGGGCAGCAGCGTGTTCAAGGGCCAGGCCGCCTATGGCTGGAACGAGGCGCTGGACCTGTTCCGCAAGGCCGCCGACGTGGCCACCAAGCCGTTCATCTACTTGAGCGCCGGCGTGAGCAACGATCAGTTTACCGAATCGCTCCGCATGGCCGCCGAAGCAGGCACGGATTTCTCCGGCGTCCTCTGCGGCCGCGCCACCTGGAAGGAAGGCATACCGGTTTACGCCAAGCAGGGCGCTAAGGCGCTCGAGGATTGGCTCTCCACGGAAGGCGTTAAGAACATCAACGCCGTGAACGGTTCGCTCGCTCCGGCCAAGCCGTGGTACGCCAAGCTCGGCATCACCGTCTAG
- a CDS encoding bifunctional riboflavin kinase/FAD synthetase, with the protein MRVFRTLDEARGRFGPAGVSIGNFDGVHLGHQALFARLKQRCAALGATPSVLTFDPHPARVLAPDRAPKLLSTLDARLRWIAECGVEQAMVLGFTRGFAAMEPEEFVRSVLVDAAGAHVVVVGANFHFGRRKAGTTAVLEQLGAGFGFETSVVEGVRARGRVVSSTEVRGLVEAGDVRLAGRLLGRCFSLEGAVVPGAGIGAKQTVPTLNLAPDSEVLPAPGVYVTRTAEPATGREWPSVTNLGRRPTFGGDALSIESFLLAGFDGIAPARIRVTFQYRLRDERKFESASELKAQILRDAARAAKYHARATAILKGSISSPP; encoded by the coding sequence ATGAGAGTCTTTCGAACCCTGGACGAAGCCAGGGGCCGCTTCGGGCCGGCCGGCGTCAGCATCGGCAACTTCGACGGCGTCCACCTTGGCCACCAGGCGCTGTTCGCGCGATTGAAGCAGCGGTGCGCCGCGCTGGGGGCCACGCCCTCGGTGCTGACGTTCGATCCGCATCCGGCGCGCGTGCTGGCGCCCGACCGCGCGCCGAAGCTCCTGAGCACGCTGGACGCCCGGCTTCGCTGGATCGCCGAATGCGGCGTCGAGCAGGCGATGGTGCTCGGGTTCACGCGCGGTTTCGCCGCGATGGAGCCGGAAGAGTTCGTGCGAAGCGTGCTGGTGGATGCGGCCGGGGCGCACGTGGTTGTCGTCGGCGCCAATTTCCATTTCGGGCGCAGGAAGGCCGGAACCACTGCCGTGCTTGAACAACTGGGCGCGGGCTTCGGATTTGAGACATCGGTTGTCGAAGGGGTCCGCGCGCGGGGCCGGGTTGTCTCGAGCACGGAAGTGCGCGGGCTGGTGGAAGCCGGCGATGTGCGCCTGGCTGGGCGCCTGCTGGGGCGCTGCTTCTCGCTTGAAGGCGCGGTGGTGCCCGGTGCGGGAATCGGCGCGAAACAAACGGTGCCCACGTTGAATCTCGCGCCGGACTCCGAGGTTCTGCCGGCGCCTGGCGTCTACGTCACCCGGACGGCTGAACCGGCCACGGGGCGCGAGTGGCCGTCGGTGACCAACCTCGGCCGCCGGCCCACCTTCGGCGGCGACGCGCTGAGCATTGAGTCATTCCTGCTGGCCGGTTTTGACGGTATCGCTCCGGCGCGCATTCGCGTAACATTTCAATACCGCCTCCGCGACGAGCGGAAGTTCGAAAGCGCCTCCGAGTTGAAAGCGCAGATTCTGCGGGATGCGGCCAGAGCCGCCAAGTACCACGCCCGCGCAACCGCTATACTGAAAGGTTCCATAAGCTCCCCACCATGA
- a CDS encoding MBL fold metallo-hydrolase, which produces MSNSLKLTVLGSGTSVGVPTIGCSCDVCQSKDPRDNRLRPSVWVQFAGRSVLIDTGPDFRVQALRAAIPRVDAILFTHAHADHIMGLDDVRPFNFRQRGPIPIYGSAETLADIQRVFQYIFVNVHAESSVPKLASNTVDGAAFDLFGLPCTPIRLVHGKGEVYGYRIGGLAYLTDHSEIPEESIAKLRDLDVLFLDALRHKPHPTHSTVDRSLAYVEQLAPKRAFFTHIGHDLPHERTEQLLPPGVRLAYDGMEIEVEVDVASREPAPA; this is translated from the coding sequence ATGAGTAATTCCCTGAAGCTGACCGTGCTCGGCTCGGGCACCAGCGTCGGCGTCCCCACCATCGGCTGCTCCTGCGACGTCTGCCAGTCGAAGGACCCGCGCGACAACCGGCTCCGCCCCTCGGTCTGGGTGCAGTTCGCCGGCCGCTCCGTTCTGATCGATACCGGCCCCGACTTCCGCGTGCAGGCGCTGCGCGCGGCGATCCCGCGCGTCGACGCCATCCTCTTCACCCACGCCCACGCCGACCACATCATGGGCCTCGACGACGTCCGCCCGTTCAACTTTCGCCAACGCGGCCCCATCCCAATCTACGGCTCGGCGGAAACGCTCGCAGACATCCAGCGCGTCTTCCAGTACATTTTCGTCAACGTGCACGCCGAAAGCTCGGTGCCGAAGCTCGCCTCCAACACCGTGGACGGCGCCGCCTTCGATCTCTTTGGATTGCCTTGCACCCCGATCCGGCTCGTCCACGGAAAGGGCGAAGTCTACGGCTACCGGATCGGCGGACTCGCCTATCTCACCGACCACAGCGAGATCCCCGAAGAATCGATCGCGAAACTGCGGGATCTCGACGTGTTGTTTCTCGACGCGCTTCGCCACAAGCCTCACCCGACGCATTCCACCGTCGACCGTTCGCTCGCCTACGTCGAGCAACTCGCGCCGAAGCGCGCCTTCTTCACGCATATCGGTCACGACCTGCCGCACGAGCGCACCGAGCAGTTGCTCCCGCCGGGCGTGCGGCTCGCCTACGACGGGATGGAGATCGAGGTGGAGGTGGATGTCGCGTCCAGGGAACCCGCGCCCGCATGA
- a CDS encoding DUF1844 domain-containing protein, translated as MAENEQFIPPASFEFLVQEFVMRAQVQLGALHFGEEKDRPEPNLPWARHAIDTLALLLDKTRGNLTMDEQRLIENSLTELRFHYVRAVEEAGKRAAADEETPAVPNE; from the coding sequence ATGGCCGAGAATGAACAGTTCATTCCACCGGCGAGCTTCGAGTTCCTGGTTCAGGAGTTCGTGATGCGCGCCCAGGTTCAATTGGGGGCGCTGCATTTCGGCGAAGAGAAGGACCGTCCAGAGCCGAATCTGCCGTGGGCGCGCCACGCCATCGACACCCTGGCCCTGCTGCTCGACAAGACCAGGGGCAACCTCACGATGGACGAACAGCGCCTGATCGAGAACTCACTCACCGAACTCCGGTTCCACTACGTCCGTGCCGTGGAAGAGGCGGGCAAGCGCGCCGCCGCCGACGAGGAAACCCCCGCCGTCCCGAATGAGTAA
- the truB gene encoding tRNA pseudouridine(55) synthase TruB, which translates to MGVEIAIDGVIVVDKPAGWTSHDVVNKIRRIADTKKVGHLGTLDPMATGVLPLVVGRATRLAQFYTKADKVYDGVIRFGVATDTYDSEGEPVGDSRPCEFTPEDMERELGRFRGTFPQTPPPVSAKKIGGVPAYKLARKKVDVEIPPVEVTVHSIRILESGPCELRAEVHCSAGTYLRAIAHDLGAALGCGAHLASLRRLRSGDFSIEQAKTLDELAALREGGRLGEALIPAARLVPQFPSETVDTLTASQIRQGRDFRVSPFRGAKGAPMVKAVTAAGELVAIGEAVLPHLYHPVLVF; encoded by the coding sequence ATGGGAGTGGAAATCGCGATCGACGGTGTGATCGTCGTCGACAAGCCGGCCGGCTGGACCAGTCACGACGTGGTGAACAAGATCCGCCGGATCGCGGACACGAAGAAGGTGGGTCACCTCGGCACGCTCGATCCGATGGCGACGGGAGTGCTGCCGCTGGTGGTGGGCCGCGCGACGCGGTTGGCTCAGTTCTATACGAAGGCGGATAAGGTCTACGACGGGGTGATCCGGTTCGGAGTGGCGACGGATACTTACGACAGCGAGGGCGAGCCCGTCGGCGATTCGCGCCCGTGCGAGTTCACCCCGGAGGACATGGAGCGCGAACTCGGCCGTTTCCGAGGGACGTTTCCGCAGACGCCGCCTCCGGTTTCGGCGAAGAAGATCGGCGGCGTTCCGGCCTATAAGCTGGCGCGGAAGAAAGTGGACGTCGAGATTCCGCCGGTGGAAGTTACGGTACACTCCATCCGGATCCTCGAATCCGGGCCGTGCGAGTTACGCGCGGAAGTGCATTGCTCGGCGGGGACTTACTTGCGGGCGATCGCGCATGACCTGGGCGCGGCGCTCGGATGCGGGGCGCACCTGGCGTCGCTGCGGCGGCTGCGGTCGGGCGATTTTTCGATCGAGCAGGCGAAGACGCTCGACGAACTGGCGGCGTTGCGCGAGGGAGGGCGGCTCGGCGAGGCGTTGATTCCGGCGGCGCGGTTGGTGCCGCAATTCCCTTCGGAGACGGTGGATACGTTGACCGCCTCGCAGATCCGGCAAGGACGGGATTTCCGGGTGTCGCCGTTCCGGGGGGCGAAGGGGGCTCCGATGGTGAAGGCGGTGACGGCGGCGGGGGAGTTGGTGGCGATCGGGGAGGCGGTGCTGCCGCATCTGTATCATCCGGTGTTGGTGTTTTAG
- a CDS encoding SIR2 family protein — protein sequence MFGSVLAGIPQRLVYLAAGLSLMAAISLALIAHNLFKDEALQSSDSRQVSSRHFDELWFTPEKRLAGAERADSGVDAAVFDPENNSWEERRFVATMDAARETWGLGQRADVLGWVAGGTGCLMRFGNRGVCATMPVGGAVRAVQVTPAGTLAVVRADGSVADWSGAAGQDWRVSELGVRVQMAASYPGYFALSTPDIKIYRRDAAGSWVGVESSPPPEPPFEIRMPGAGQAAAVRGPTVFRVGKVAGAPGRIRALTYGSGGALVAVGDFGGVHLLRPGKPSQVLAEASGALSAVCVSDSALAFSGPEGTWLARVSVVRQLNEAGQLLMRISWAFGFFSAVLGLLGLMLTVNAAVGRKPKERQEPDGPDKLPDPPAEMIEALCRRGGILWAGAGLSAQSGFPLWPDLAAQVIQVAAMSGWVEAVDSRRMMGFHQAGEPDRALADLMAAPWLPRIEIVHHYKAVYHRFSLPSRSHEALTRLPLRGVITTNYDRLLEEMGADEVVEGVDTKRVGLAERMGRFFVLKLYGDLRTTQSSLLCRRELYSRATEDPAIGAAISSLLERRTLIFVGASLEGLVSDLAGLGVRVTAGEHRHWAIAAVSAGWQKQAAVLERYGISTIACAPEQISGELPVFLEKLAGQCASRRQGHARSAGAVG from the coding sequence ATGTTTGGAAGCGTTCTCGCCGGAATCCCGCAGCGGCTTGTTTACCTCGCCGCCGGACTGAGCCTGATGGCCGCGATCTCCCTGGCGCTAATCGCCCACAATCTGTTTAAAGACGAAGCCCTCCAATCGAGCGACAGCCGCCAGGTGTCCAGCCGGCATTTCGACGAGCTTTGGTTCACGCCCGAGAAGCGGCTGGCGGGCGCCGAACGGGCCGACAGCGGCGTGGACGCCGCCGTATTCGATCCGGAGAACAACTCCTGGGAGGAGCGCCGCTTCGTCGCCACGATGGACGCGGCCAGAGAGACATGGGGACTCGGTCAGCGGGCCGACGTGCTCGGATGGGTGGCCGGCGGCACGGGCTGCCTGATGCGCTTCGGCAACCGGGGGGTTTGCGCGACGATGCCGGTGGGCGGCGCCGTTCGCGCCGTCCAGGTGACGCCGGCCGGCACGTTGGCAGTGGTTCGCGCCGACGGCTCAGTGGCCGATTGGAGCGGCGCCGCGGGCCAGGATTGGCGCGTCAGCGAACTTGGGGTTCGCGTGCAGATGGCCGCCAGCTACCCGGGGTACTTCGCGCTGTCGACGCCGGATATCAAGATCTACCGGCGCGATGCCGCCGGGTCGTGGGTCGGCGTCGAATCCTCGCCGCCTCCGGAGCCGCCGTTTGAGATCCGCATGCCGGGGGCGGGTCAGGCAGCCGCCGTCCGCGGCCCGACGGTATTCCGGGTAGGCAAGGTAGCCGGCGCCCCGGGACGCATCCGCGCCCTGACTTATGGCTCGGGCGGCGCCCTGGTGGCGGTGGGCGATTTCGGCGGAGTCCATCTCTTACGGCCGGGAAAACCGAGTCAGGTGCTGGCCGAGGCCAGCGGAGCGCTCAGCGCGGTCTGCGTGAGTGATTCCGCATTGGCGTTTTCGGGCCCGGAAGGAACCTGGCTCGCGCGGGTCTCGGTGGTGCGGCAGTTGAACGAGGCCGGGCAGTTGCTGATGCGGATCTCCTGGGCGTTCGGTTTCTTCTCCGCCGTGCTCGGCCTGCTGGGTTTGATGCTCACGGTCAATGCGGCGGTGGGCAGAAAACCGAAGGAGCGCCAGGAACCGGATGGCCCGGACAAGCTGCCGGATCCGCCGGCGGAAATGATTGAGGCGCTGTGCCGGCGGGGCGGGATCCTTTGGGCCGGCGCCGGGCTGAGCGCGCAGAGTGGATTCCCGTTGTGGCCGGACCTTGCGGCGCAAGTGATCCAGGTGGCCGCCATGTCGGGATGGGTGGAGGCGGTCGACAGCAGGCGGATGATGGGCTTTCACCAGGCCGGCGAACCGGACCGGGCGCTCGCCGACCTGATGGCGGCGCCGTGGCTTCCGCGCATCGAGATCGTCCACCACTACAAGGCTGTTTACCACCGCTTCTCACTGCCATCACGGTCGCACGAGGCGCTGACGCGCCTGCCGTTGCGGGGCGTCATCACGACGAACTACGACCGGCTGCTCGAGGAGATGGGCGCCGACGAGGTGGTGGAAGGCGTTGATACGAAGCGTGTTGGGCTGGCCGAGCGCATGGGCCGGTTCTTCGTGCTGAAGCTCTACGGGGACCTGCGAACCACGCAGAGTTCGCTGCTCTGCCGGCGGGAGCTCTACTCGAGAGCCACGGAGGATCCGGCGATCGGAGCCGCGATCTCAAGCCTGCTGGAGCGGAGAACGCTGATTTTCGTGGGGGCGTCGCTCGAGGGGTTGGTCTCGGATCTTGCCGGGCTCGGCGTGAGGGTAACCGCCGGAGAGCATCGGCACTGGGCGATCGCCGCGGTGAGTGCGGGGTGGCAGAAACAGGCGGCGGTGCTCGAACGGTACGGGATCTCGACGATTGCGTGCGCGCCGGAGCAGATCAGCGGCGAACTGCCGGTGTTTCTCGAGAAGCTGGCGGGCCAATGCGCATCGCGGAGGCAGGGGCACGCCAGGAGCGCGGGCGCGGTCGGGTGA